The Moorena producens PAL-8-15-08-1 genomic interval CAACAATTCCTAAAGTAGCACCGCTGATGTTTGGTCCTAGCAATAAAGTAGGTTCCCAAGTCTGCCAATGACCAGCACGTACAAATTTATCTGCTTCAATCACTCGCCGTGCTGTTGCCATTAGTAACGTCCAGGCTAAGTCAGCTGTAGCCTCAGTCAGAACACCAGGAGTATGACCAATGGGGATACCCCGGATGGTGGCAGCAGAGATATCAATGTTGTCGTAACCTACTGCTAATTGGCTGATTACCTTCAGGGATGGTGCAGCTTCGATGATTTGCTTGTCAATGGAATCTGTGAGTAGGCACAGTAAGCCATCGATTTCTTTAACTTTGTTGAGCAAGACCTCGTAGAGAGGCGGTTGACGCTCTGGCCAGATTTCCACATTGGCGATTTGGTGGAGTTGTTCGAGTCTGGTATCAGGAAGGCGGCGAGTTATGAAGACTTTGGGTTGAGACATGGGGTGGGTCAGTTGTTGTGGCTATAAAAACTTTCGTCTGCATCTCAAGGACTAGATTATAGAGTAGATTATCAAGGGGATTTTCAAGGGGAATTTGGTATGACTAGTTGCTTGTTCCACCTAACCATTCATAAAATCTTCAGGATTCATCCCCAGTTGTTTTAGTTGAGCTTTCAAAGCATCAAGGTTCTGTTCAGCTTCCGCAGCCCGTTGCTCAGCTTGAATAGCCCGTTGACGTTCTTGAGATGCTTCCAGTTCAGCTTGAATAGCCCGTTGACGTTCTTGAGCTGCTTCCAGCTCAGCCTGTTCAGTTCTTTCCTCTGGGGAGGGATACCGTTTCCCGTGAAGGTCATACCAATAAAGCCATTCCCGACTCCAATCCTGATAAGTTCCTAACTCTGTACCAATTCCCAAACCAATTTCTGGCATCCACACTGGATTCCCGCTTTGACGCACATACACCCCATCTACCAAGCGATGAACCTCAAAGGGCTCCCCTTTGCGTGGATAATAACTGTCGCCATCATAAATTACATAATATAGGAATCCTAATTCGGCATAGTCTAATTTTTTCTGGTCGTACTCGCCATTGTAGGTTTGAGAGACATTTTCGATGGCTAGAATTGGCACGGTGTTGTTTTCTTCCCAAAGCACATAACTTAAACGTCCTTGACGACCCTTGGGACGAATTTTGCGCCGGTCTACTCCTAAACTTAAGAAAGCGTCAGGAACTATCGCACTCTGGTTAGGGTGGTAATAGTAGCCCATATCAATTCCAAAAAACCAGTCATAGCGCTGTTGCCAGATTAAGGATAATATCCCTTTGAGCAAGTGGGGGATTAAATCTTGCAGTTCGTTATCCACAGGGGTGTTATCAGAAGAGGGTAACTCCTCGGAAGTAGGAAGATATTGTAACGGGTCATACTTTAGCATAGTGATTCCCCTTAGTTAGACCTGGCTGATTGCATTTTACCCAAACTAGAAACTAGAAGAACTAGAATTCCTCACACCAGACCTATGATCTTATAGGGTGAGGGTGCAAGTGAGGGCACAAGGGAAGCGTTACAAAAAGAACCCAAAAATTCCTAGAAATTCTGATATTTCCACTCTATATAATGATTGATTGGATTCCTTACCACTCAATGTGGGACGCAGAAGTATTTAACTTTAGATCAGGGAACTTCGGATGAACTAGTTTTAGATTAATTTGGTATCTTTAACTACAGTTTTTAGCCTCTTTATCACTCAAGGTGGGATGCAGAAGTGTTGAACTTTGGATCAGGGAACTTCCGAGCAAATAGTTTTAGATTAATTTGGTATCTTTAACTACAGTTTTTAGTATCTTTATCCTAATTTTTGCTCTGTTCACAACAAGGATAGACAGACATCAGCTAAAAAAGACTTGGACAATTTTCTGTCCAGAAAAAACGGTTACTTGAACCCAGTGCCGGATTAATCTGTAAACCATTAGTTGGAGGTGCAGCATTCATTCCCACCTAACT includes:
- a CDS encoding Uma2 family endonuclease — encoded protein: MLKYDPLQYLPTSEELPSSDNTPVDNELQDLIPHLLKGILSLIWQQRYDWFFGIDMGYYYHPNQSAIVPDAFLSLGVDRRKIRPKGRQGRLSYVLWEENNTVPILAIENVSQTYNGEYDQKKLDYAELGFLYYVIYDGDSYYPRKGEPFEVHRLVDGVYVRQSGNPVWMPEIGLGIGTELGTYQDWSREWLYWYDLHGKRYPSPEERTEQAELEAAQERQRAIQAELEASQERQRAIQAEQRAAEAEQNLDALKAQLKQLGMNPEDFMNG